TGAATGCCTATTTCGATTTATGGAAAGAATTTTCATTGTTGGCATCCCCTGATTCTAGAAGTTATTTCAAGTGTATGATGAACAATTATGTGCGGGAGAACCAATGGGAGGCCTGTAACAGGGATTTTAGGAGACAAATTACAATACATTCCTATCTGGAAAAGAGACCCGTTTTTTCAGGAGGCATTTTGGCTATAGGCCTGATCAAATTTGCAATGGAGAACAATCATCATGATTTATCCGCTGTATGGCAAAATCTTAGATCTTATCAGAACCTTGCAGCCAAGCTAATTTTTATTTCCAATGATCTTCTATCATACGAAAAAGAAAAGCACATAGAAGATCCTCATAATTGGCTTTCACTTATGATAAAAGAAATGGGAATAGAAAAAGAGCAGGCCGAAAAATCCCTCCTTGAAATTCATAGTCAAACTTTGGAAGAATTGTTGGTATTGGACCGTAAATATCAAAAGAATTATATCCCCAATAGCAGGACAGTCCTTACGGCTATCAAAAACATAAAATACCAAATATCCGGTGCTGTAGCTTGGTCAGTCTATGATACCAAAAGATATATAGAGTATTAATCCGTTCAAAAAAAACAGAATAAGTCAGCTTAATTCATCCTTGATAGATGGGTATCCCACCAAATAAAAACAGTGAATTATGAGGTGGGTGCCCAATCTTTCAAATTAAACTTTGCTTTTTGACCAAAAAAATTCATAAAAAATACACCCATTAAATATATCTAGATAAAATCCAGTCAAACTGAAATCCAATGAAATTAATCCATGATCTTTCACAAATGTATTACTGCATAATATGTTCAAGAAGAGATGCGTCATATATCCCAAAGATGTACAGATCATCACCGGCAAAAGTGAGCGGTACGGCCAGGACCTACTCAACAAAATCCGTATCTACCTGAACAAAAAACCGCATCAATTCATCACCATCAAAGAATTCTCAGATTTCTCAGGCATCCCCACCCAAGACCTCGAAGAATACATCTAACACTTACAATGCTGCAACGCTGTTCGGGATTTGCAATCCCGAACCCAGATAAAAGGGATTTGTAACCCCAAAAATCCCTCTAAAAACCCCTCCTCCTCCCGTCCGTGTCCCTACCATGTCTCGTGTGTGTCCCGACCATTCTACTACTTTTCGCTAAATTCCAAGATATCATATAACTTTTTCAATACACCTGTTTTTAACCAAAATCCGCTGTTCGGGATTTGTATTCCGCTGTTCGAGATTCCGTTGTTCCGCTGTTCGAGATTTGTAATCTCGAACCCCAGATAACCAGGATTTGCAATCCTGTTTTCCAGTTAATAAGCCTATTCCTGATTTTCCAGCAGTACTGGATTTGCAATCCCGAATTTACCTACCGAAGGTAGGCCCAGATTACCGGGATTTGCAATCACCAACATCAATCCAAAATCTCCCAACTTCATTATTGCTCACTCCCCAAAATCTACATTCTAATATCCCCTAATTCCGCAAGTTCCGCAACATGCGCAGGATCCGCATATTCATTTCTATATCAATCCTTACATCCCCAAATTTGATCATGTTTCACTTTAAAACACATGTAAAATGGCAAAACAAACAGGTATAATTACCCTACAGGGTAATGTCGGAAGATTGAACTTCTTCAAAAACAAAGATGGCTTTCAGGCCAGAGAAAAAGGTGGTGTAAGCAAATCTAGGATCATGACAGATCCAAGATATGCAAGGACAAGGGAAAACATTGCTGAATTCACAACCAATGCAGCAGTGGTAAAACTCCTTAAGGATACTATTCGACCTGCTATTGTAAGAATTAGCGACACAAGATTGCATCAGCGATTGGTCAAAAAATTACTGACCATCCTGAGAACGGATGCAGTCAATGTAAGGGGACAGAGAAATATCCAGGAAGGTGATTGGAACCTGCTTATCGGTATGGAGATAAACGCAACAGTTGGATTGACTTCAACCCTGAGACCTGAATTGGTATTGATCAATACCGGTACCGATTGGGGAATTTCAATACAGCCCTATCAGCCCTCTGATTTCATGGTAATCCCCGAAGGCGCTTCTCACTTCAAGGTGTTTGTAGCAGGTGCATCAATTGATATCCTGACTGGAAACAGATCCTTTCAAATGGAAGCTTCTGCAAATCTCCCTATCAATGTGGAAACACCTGCGATCAACCTTGCAGTTGAAAAAGCTCTGATTCCAGATCCACACAGGATATTGATTGTTGGAGTCGAATTTATGCAAGAAGTAAACGGTCAGTATTATGCAATGAATAATGGCGCTAATAATGCAGCAGTCATCATTGCTGTCGAAAAGGATTAAGCGATGAAACTGCTCCTGACCAGAAAATACTGTTTGGATAGGACAATTGGAAAACTGAGTGTTAATGGAAAAATAACCATGTATATTTTGGAAAAAGCCCATAAATTATTCAATCCATTCCACCATTGCATTCCAGAGGGTATTTACAAGGTGGTTCCTGAATACGCTGAGGACTCAGGATGGAGTCTTTCGGTGATGAATGACAGCACTAATGAGACCTATGAGATTAAAGCAATCCAAGGAAAAAAAATCCCGGATGGCTCTTCTTTGGTACCGGTTACCTTCTTCAAAGAAAAAAGAAAACCTATGTACTCCAATCTTGCCAATATTAAATTGCGGGATAGGGTGTTTCTAGCTTTGGATGAAGGAGAGGAGGTAGAATTGGAAATTGTATCTGAAACCTTTAAACCCGTTTTAAAATCATGCCTACAGAAGAAGGAGTGTATTTGATAAGTGCAGGCGGACTGATTTCATTATTGCTTTCCATCATCGCATATTTCCTGAAATTCATGCTACAGGATTTTAGAATCCTCCAAGTAGGTTTTCAGGAACTGAATACCAAATACCAATTGATGGAAACTGCAATAAAGGCTATGTCCAAGGAACTGAATGCACTCAGGATTCAGCTAATGAAAAAAGACAAATAATCTTGATATCAAATCAGCTCCAAGGTTCTTAGGGGCTGATTTTTTTCTTGCATATTTTTAAAGAAATTTGAATCACTATGAATTAGAAATAGCTAGGGCATAATTCTTTTCTTTCAAATTGGTAAATTTGATATATATTAGTTAATTATCCACTAAACCCCATAATCTCAAACCACCCCTATGCCCAAATCCTTCTACCTCTTTTCATTTGGAATCCTACTATTTTGCTTTAGTTGCCAAACAAAAAATCCAAACTCAATAGAATCCGACCTCATCATCTATGGCGGAACCTCCGCTGCCATCACCGCAGCCGTCCAAGCCAAAAAGATGGGCAAATCAGTCATTGTGGTATCTCCTGATATCCACTTGGGGGGATTGTCGGCTGGGGGATTGGGATTTACAGATACCGGGGACAAATCTGTTATCGGTGGGTTGGCCAGGGAGTTTTACCACAGGATCTATATGCATTACCAAAGTGAGGATTCCTGGAAATGGCAGAAGAAGGATGAATATGGCAACGTGGGGCAGGGGACTCCGGCCATTGATGGGAATGCCCGGACCATGTGGATTTTTGAACCCCATGCCGCAGAAAAAGTTTTTGAGGATTTTGTTTCAGAATATGAAATCCAAGTCTATCGGGATGAGTGGTTGGATAGAGGAAAGGGTGTACAATTGGAAAATGGCAAGATCATAGCCATCACTACATTGTCAGGAAAAACCTTCAATGGCAAAATGTTTATCGATGCCACCTATGAAGGGGATTTGATGGCTGCTGCAGGAGTCAGTTACCATGTGGGCAGAGAATCCAATGAAACCTATGGAGAAACATGGAATGGGGTGCAGTTTGGCGTGTTCCAGCACAGGCATTATTTCTATGAACCTATAAGTCCATACCTTATCCCCGGAGATCCTTCTAGCGGTCTTCTGCCCGAGATTTCTGATGCCCAATTGGCAGAAAACGGTACAGGGGACAATAAAGTGCAGGCATATAATTTCAGAATGTGCCTCAGCCAACATCCTGATAACAGGCTACCATTTCCCAAACCTGAAGGCTATGACCCTGCAAGGTATGAATTGTTGGCAAGGGTTTTTGAAACAGGTTGGGATGAGACTTTTGACAAATTTGATCCCATTCCCAATCTGAAAACCGACACCAACAATCACGGTCCTTTCAGTACCGATTACATTGGAAAAAATTATGATTATCCGGAAGCCACTTATGAGGAGCGGAAAGCGATTATCAAGGAACATGAAAACTATCAAAAAGGCCTGATGTATTTTTTGGCCAATGACCCCAAAGTACCCGAAAAAGTAAGAAACGAAATGAACAAATGGGGATTGGCCAAAGATGAGTTTACAGACAACGGCAATTGGCCCCATCAGATTTATGTCAGGGAGGCAAGGAGATTGATAGGTGATTATGTGATGACCGAGCATGATGTTCTGGGTGCCAAACAGGTTCCCCAGCCCATTGGCATGGGTTCCTATGCCTTGGATTCCCACAATATTCAGCGCATTGTCACAGCTGAGGGATTTGTACAGAATGAAGGAGATATTGGTGTCAAACCTAAGGAACCATACAGTATTTCCTATGGCACCATTATTCCAAAAAAACAGGAATGCGAAAACCTGTTGGTTGCAGTATGTGTCTCAAGTTCCCACACCGCTTTTGGATCTATCAGGATGGAACCGGTTTTTATGATCTTGGGCCAGTCTGCTGCTACGGCTGCAGCTTTGGCAATAGATGCAGACCTTGCTGTTCAGGATTTGCCTTATGAAAAATTGCAAGAAAGGCTGAAAACAGATGGACAGGTGATGGTGTTGGAAGAAAGGTTGTGAAAAAATCAAAACTAAAAATGATATGAAGAATTTGTTTTTGCCCCTATTTTTTATTTTATCAGTATGTGCTTCAACCCCCGTCCTCGGACAGAACTCTTCCCATGATTTGGTGATTTATGGATCAACATCAGCAGGAATTGCGGCTGCCATTCAGAGCTCGCGTATGGGCAAATCCGTATTGCTCATCGAGCCTACAAATCACATTGGTGGCTTGACTACAGGGGGATTGGGTGCTACAGATATCGGAAATAAACAGGCAATTGGTGGAATTTCCAGGGAATTTTATCAAAACATCAAAGCTTACTATGAAAATCCGAATCACTGGAAATGGCAGCACCGATCAGAATATTTTAAACCAAATCCAAATAATCCTTCAAAAGAAGGGGAAGATGCCATGTGGACTTTTGAGCCTTCTGCGGCAATGAAAGTTTATGAACAGATGATGGCTTCTGAGGACATTGAATTGGTTACTGAAAAAAGGCTCGACCGCGAAAAAGGAGTGGAGTTAAATAATAACCGCATTGTTGCCATTACCATGGAAAGCGGGGAAAGGTATCATGGAAAAATGTTTATTGATGCTACCTACGAAGGTGACCTCATGGCAGCAGCGGGAGTGAGTTATATGGTAGGAAGGGAAGCCAACACCGAATTTGGGGAAACGCTAAATGGAGTCCAAGCAAATTATTATAATATTACCCTGAAGGGTAAAGTTTCCCGGAATGCTGTTCACCATAATTTTATACCAGGAGTTGACCCTTTCATAAAGAAAGGAAACCCTTCCAGTGGTTTGCTGCCCTTCATAATAGAAGGAGGCCCGGGAATCGATGGGACTGCAGACAATAAAATTCAGGCTTATTGCTACCGCATGACCTTGACTGATCATCCTGAGAATAGGATTCCATTTGAGAAACCGAAAAACTACCGGGAACTCGATTATGAGCTGTTATTTCGAAATTACGAAGCTGCCACAGGACCTATTGAAAAAATGTACCACTATGGAGATCCTTTGGTTCCTTGGATCAATTCTTCAATGCCCAACAGAAAGACGGACACCAATAACCAAAAAGGATTTTCTACTGATTTCATAGGTCAAAACTTTGATTACCCCGAAGCAAGCTATGAAGAAAGAGAGGAAATAGCTCAGCGTCACCTTGAATACCAACAAGGATTGATGTGGACATTGGCTTATCATCCGAGAATTCCTGAAAAAGTGAGGGAGGTGGTATCCAAGTGGGGCTTGGCCAAAGATGAATTTGAAGAAAGGGGTGGATGGACACCTCAGCTTTATGTTCGTGAAGCCAGAAGAATGCGCAGCGACTATGTGGTAACCCAGCGGGATTGTGAGGACTTGGAGACGCAGGTGGGGGATGCTGTAGGACTTGCTGCTTATACTATGGATAGCCACATGGTTCAGCGCTATGTGGATCACAATGGTTATGTCCAAAATGAAGGGAATTTTGAAGCGGGAGTAGAGAGACCCTTCCCAATTCCATTTCGGGCAATTATTCCCAAAAAGGGTGAAGTGAGTAATTTATTGGTTCCCGTCTGTGTGAGTTCCTCGCATGTTGCTTTTGGGTCTATCCGGATGGAACCGGTATTTATGGTATTGGGTCAATCTGCTGCCACAGCGGCTGTTTTGGCCATTGACGAAAATGTTGCCGTCCAGGATTTGCCTTATGAAAAATTACAGATAAGGCTGAAAGCAGATGGGCAGGTGTTGGCGTTCGAAAAGAAATAGTAGATTGGTAAATCTTTTTGGAATTCATCACATTTGAGAACAAACATGAAGAAAACTGACAAAACGTTTTTTCAAATAATATACCTTATTGCGTTAGGGTTGACATATTCCTGTCAAACCGCCCACAAGGAAACCACTACTACCCATCTCCCAAATATTATCCTCCTAATGGGTGATGACCATGGATGGGATGAAGTGGGCTATAACGGACATCCTTATTTACAAACCCCTGTGTTGGACGATATGGCTGCCACAGGATTGAGAATGGACCGCTTTTATTCGGCTTCACCTGTATGTTCGCCTACCCGGGGAAGTGTCATCACTGGCAGACATCCCAATCGATACGGGACCTTTACACCAGGTTCTTCGATCCGACCTGAGGAAATCAGTATTGCCCAAGTCATGAAAAAGGCCGGATATGCAACAGCCCATTTTGGAAAATGGCACTTGGGACCTGTAAAGGCCACATCTCCAACCAATCCTGCAGCCATGGGCTTTGATGAATACCTTTCCCATGACAACTTCTTTGAAATGAATCCCTATTTGTCCAGAAACGGCGAGCCTGAAGAAATCTATGAGGGGGAAAGTTCGGAGATTCTTGTAAGGGAAGCCATCCGTTTTATACAAAAAGCGCAAGAAAATAATCAACCGTTTTTTGTAGTCATCTGGTATGGTTCACCCCATGAACCCTATAGTGGATTGCCCGAAGATCTTGCGCTATATGACGATTTGCCGGAATCCTTTGGAGATAAAATAGTGAGATTGACTTCCAATGAAACAGGACAACAAATAGATAGACCCCAAAGGGATGTGCTGCAGGAACGCTTTGCAGAAATAACGGCGATGGATCGTTCAATCGGTCAGATGAGAGATTATCTTAAGGCTGAAGCCTTACGCCAAAACACCATATTATGGTATTTTGGAGATAATGGAACTCCTCCTGAAGGAAATGCAACTGTGCCATTTAGAGGTGAAAAAGGGCAGGTTTATGAGGGCGGGGTGAGAGTACCCTCAGTCCTGGAATGGCCTGCAAGAATTTCCAGACCAATGGATTCTGGGGTAAATGCCGTCACTTCTGATGTGTTTCCTACACTTTGTGCCATAACAGGGCAGCCACTACCGGACAGACCAATGGATGGAATCGATCTTACTCCCTTATTTGATGGAAAAATGGAAGAACGCAGCGAACCCATTAAGTTTTGGAACGGAAGGGTTCGCCAGGAAGATGGTTATATTCCATTGCCATATATTGATCCTGAATTGCAAAAAGGAACCTCCCCTTTGGTCAAACTCATGAACGGAATCGCAACCAGAAATTTCACTAATTTTCATCATCCGGATATTCAGGAAAAGGATTTTGGAGGGGCAAGGGCTATTTTGGACAATCAATATAAATTGGTCATCCATGGCGGAATTGGGGAGAATGCGAAGAGTGAACTCTTTGATATCAAAAAGGATTCCGCAGAAATCAACAACCTGATTCATGAGTTGCCTGAAATGGCTTTACTTCTTGATGAGAAACTTAAAATTTGGCAACAGTCTGTTTTGGAGAGTTTGATGGGATATGATTATTGAAACAAAAAAAGATGATGAAAATATCAGTATTTCTGCTCAGTTTGACGATTTCCAGTGTTTTAGCACCGGCAGGCTATGCCCAAAATTCATCACAGCTTCCCAATATCATCTATATCCTTGCTGATGATATGGGATATGGAGATGTTTCTTCGTTTAACCCTGAGTCTAAAATTATCACCTCTCACATAGACCGGTTGGCCAATAATGGGATAAAATTCACGGATGCCTATACCAGTTCAGCGGTTTGTACGCCTACTCGGTACGGAATCTTGACTGGCCGGTATAGTTGGCGCTCTGAACTGAAATCCGGAGTTCTTAGCGGCTATTCCCCACCCTTGATAGATTCGGACAGACTGACGGTCGGTAAGATGCTTCAGGATAAAGGATACCATACAGCATTTGTTGGTAAATGGCATTTGGGATGGGATTGGCATTTTGAAACGGAGCAGGAGAATTTGATTGATCTTGGGAAAAATTTTGAAATTGATTATGCAAAACCGGTCAAAAATGGACCCAATGAAAGGGGATTTTCCTATTCTTATGGCTTCAGTGGTTCATTGGATATGCCTCCTTATGTGTATGTTGAAAACGGAAGTGTGACAGCGCTTCCCGATAGGGAAACGGTAAATGTGGACGCTAAGGCCTTTTGGAGAAAAGGGCAGACAGGTAGCGATTTTGATCATGTACAGGTTTTACCCGATTTGACTGAAAAAGCTGTTCAATATATTGTGGACCGATCAGGAGACAATAAGCCTTTCTTCCTTTATTTTGCTCTCCCTGCTCCCCATACGCCGATTTTGCCAACAACAGAATTTATGGGAAAAAGCAATACCAATTTATATGGGGATTTCATGTTGCAGGTGGATGATGTAGTCGGACGTATCACTGAGGTTTTGGAAGAGCAAGGATTGTTGGAAAATACCCTTTTGATTTTTACCAGTGACAACGGATGCTCTCCAACTGCAAACTTTCCTGAGCTTTTGAAAGTGGATCATCATCCGTCTTATATCTTTAGAGGTCATAAGGCCGATATTTTTGAAGGAGGACTCAGGGTACCTTTTATAGTCCATTGGCCTGAAAAAATCCTCACCCCCAAATCTTCTGATGCCCTGATCTCTACCACCGATTTCATGGCTACTGTAGCTGAAATTACTTCATATCCCATACCGCCAAATGCTGCCGAAGACAGCTTCAGTTTTTTGGATATTTTGGTAGATAAACCAACCTTGACTGAAAGACCCCATGTGGTTCTCCACTCCATTGAGGGTCGGTTTGCCATCCGAAAGGATGATTGGAAACTCATCCTTTGGCCAGGTTCAGGTGGATGGAGTGATCCGAAATCCAACAAGGAGCTTAACAACCTTCCCCCCATGCAATTGTATGATCTCAAAAAGGATCCCGGTGAAAAACAAAACCTTATTGACCAATATCCTCAAGTGGTCAGCCAACTAAGGGAGGAACTTATCCGCTTGATTCAAGACGGAAGGAGCACTCCCGGTCCTAAACAAAGAAACGATGGGCAGGAAATTTGGGATCAGGTAAAATGGATTCTTGATTGAACCCCAAACTTTGACATATAATCCTGGCAGCAGTACATCACTTATTTTCTAAAGATAGCAACTACAGGAAAATGATCGGAAAGTTTTTCAGTTTCCCCGTAATTGATGATTTCAGCATGGATAACACTATCCTCAAAATATGGACTCGCCAGGATATAATCTATCCTTTTTTGAAAGGTAGCTATTTCAGATGGGGCCATATCTCCCGTTACCAATGGAGTTGGGAAGGATTTTAAATTGGAATTTGCAACTTTTGGCTTGACCACATCAATCAGTGGCATGGAAAAGAATTTTGACATCACACTGTAATCTATCTTATTATTCCTCAGGTTGATAAAAGCTTCAGCACCTTTCTCAGCCAATCGAATACTATCCGCTTTTTGAGCCAATCTAAGCTCTGTAGGGTTGCTTTTGTCAAAGTTGATATCGAATGGACTATGGGCATTGAAATCCCCCAATATCATATATTTTTCCTGTCCGGTTTTTATCAATACATTTTCTATATACTCAGAGAGTAATTCTGCTTCCCTTCTTCTAAACTGCCAATCCTGGGGACTAAGGTGAACCACTAGAAAATCTATTCCCAGTGTTTGGGCATGAAGCATACCATGCCACATTCCGCCGATCATTTTTGTTTTCAGTACCAAAGGTGTTTTGGAAGTGATGCCAATTGGATAGCCATCTTCTTTTAGTAGAATGGAATAAGGATGTCCCCATTGGGACGCAAGAGTCTGTAATTTTTCGGGTGTAAAATCATTCAATTCCTGGAATCCTATCACATCGGCATCCTGTTCCTGTAGCCATTTGACCATGGCAGCTTCTCTGTCCTTGTCTTTTCCCCATTCAAATCCATTCCAGATATTATAACTCATCACTTTGATTTGGTCCGTTTGAGCGATTACATGGATATTGAATGAAAAAGCGATCAGGAGAAAGATAAAATTCTTGTTCATGACTTTTTTTATGATTTGTTTGAAGACGAATAATTTCAATTAAAGATAAGGACTTGCATCGGCAAATGGGGAATAATTCTTCCGTAAAGATTCCATTTCGTAAAATAAGGATTGGACAAAGCTTTGTATAATGTTAGATTGTATCAAAAATCAATTTCAAATCAAAAAAGCAATTACAATCAAAATAATAAACAAATGGAGGTAAAGAAAAATCACAAAATAGTAGGGAGAAGAGAGGTGTTAAAAGGATTGGGCTTCGGGTCAGCTGTGGGGGCATTGGGGATATTTGGAGGCCTACCTGATGCATCTGCCAAGGAAATGAAAGAAACTCCTTCCTACGCCAGAGGAATGGCTCCAATTACCATCAAAAGCGTAAAAGCCATCACTACAAGACCTAGTGGTTCCAATTTGATTGTCGTGAAAGTTGAAACCTCCGAACCCGGTCTGTATGGTTATGGATGTGCTACTTTTACCCAAAGGGCTTTTGCGGTCCTTCCTGCCATAGAATACCTGAATGAGTTTTGTGAAGGAAAAGATGTGGACAACATTGAAGACATGTGGCAATCTGCTTATGTCAGTTCCTATTGGCGAAATGGCCCTGTACTCAACAATGCCTTAAGTGGTCTGGATCAGGCATTATGGGATATCAAAGGAAAACGGGCAAATATGCCGGTGTACCAATTGTTGGGCGGAAAATGTCGTTTTGCCATTCCATGCTATGCCCATGCCAATGGAAAGACACCGGAGGAAGTTGCCGTAGATGTTCAGAAGTTTATAGATCAAGGTTACAAATATGTCCGGATCCAGCAGGGTGGGTATGGGGGCGCAGGGATTACCGGAACTCCGGATTTTAAAAAAGCAGGATTTGCTAAGGAAACAGATGGATATATGGACCAAAGGACTTATCTGCAATCTGTTCCCAAGATGTTTGAATTGGTAAGGAAAGTCTGTGGGTCTGAGGTAGAACTGCTACATGATATCCATGAAAGGGTCAGGCCTATAGATGCTATTAATCTTATCAAGAATGTAGAGCAATATGATCCGTTTTTTATTGAAGATCCTTTTTCTCCGGAAAATATGGAATGGTTCAAGCAACTCAGGGCTACCACTTCAGTGCCCATCGCTATGGGAGAATTGTTCAATAATATTAATGAATTCAAAAATCCCATGGTGAATCATTGGTTTGACTATATCAGGATCCATGTTTCCCAGATAGGTGGGCTGACACCTGCGATGAAAGTTGCCCGGCTTGGGGAATTCTATGGCATTGATACCGCTTGGCACGGACCAGGAGACGTTTCTCCGGTAGGGCATGCAGCTCAGGCCCATATGGATTATGCCATTTGGAATTTTGGCATTCAAGAGGCAGCACAGTTTTCAGATCAGTTAAGGGAGGTCTTCCCAGGATGCCCGACCATGAATAATGGATACATGTCGGTCAATGAAGCGCCGGGATTTGGAGTGGAAGTCAATGAAAAATTGGCAGCAAAATATCCCATGACCACCAAATCCAGCTGGACAATCCGAAAAGCAGATGGGACGATTATAAAGCCTTGATCTCCTTTGGCATGTTAATTGGAGCCTGATTCAACTAAACCACTTTGTACTCGTTTCCAATTAAGTACCCATGAACATCAAAATGAATATTTCTAGATTTCACCATTTAATATTTTTAACGCTTCTTTTATTTAATGTTTCCTGTTTTCAGGAAATGGAAAATGATGATCAGGAGCCCGTTGACAACGGCCCAATTATCCTAAAGGAAGCGTTCCCCAACCTTACTTTTAACAGACCTGTGGATTTCCAACATGCAGGAGACAGGATTTTCATTGTGGAGCAAAGAGGGTTGATTTCTGTTTTTCAAAATGACATTGAGGTAGAAGAAAAATCTGTTTTCCTAAATATAGAATCAAGGGTAAACGACCAAGGAAATGAGGAAGGACTCTTGGGATTGGCTTTTCATCCGGATTATGAAAATAACGGTTTCTTTTTTGTGAATTATACTGCTGCCTCACCAAGACGTACAGTTGTTTCCCGTTTTCAGGTTTCTGCCTCGGATCCCAATCGCGCAGATGAAAACAGCGAACTGGTGATTTTGGAAATTCCCCAACCCTTTTCCAATCATAACGGAGGGCAATTATCATTTGGTCCTGATGGATATTTATACATTGCCTCGGGAGATGGTGGCTCAGGTGGAGATCCCCAAAACCATGGGCAAAGACTTGAAACTTTATTGGGAGCTATTTTAAGGATAGATATCGATGCCCAGGATAATGGTAGAAATTATGCCATCCCTGCAGACAATCCTTTTGTGAACAATCAGGAGGGATTCAAAGAAGAGATTTATGCCTATGGCCTGAGAAATCCTTGGCGCTTTAGTTTTGATTCCCAAACCGATGCACTTTGGACAGCTGATGTGGGTCAGAATAGGGCTGAAGAAATAGACATTATCACTAAAGGAGGGAATTATGGATGGAGGACCATGGAAGGTTTCAATTGTTTTAATCCCTCGAGTGGATGTAATCAGGAAGGACTGATACTGCCTATTTGGGAATATACCCACACAAATGGTGACAGGTCGGTTACAGGAGGCTTTGTGTATAGTGG
This window of the Aquiflexum balticum DSM 16537 genome carries:
- a CDS encoding PQQ-dependent sugar dehydrogenase; protein product: MNIKMNISRFHHLIFLTLLLFNVSCFQEMENDDQEPVDNGPIILKEAFPNLTFNRPVDFQHAGDRIFIVEQRGLISVFQNDIEVEEKSVFLNIESRVNDQGNEEGLLGLAFHPDYENNGFFFVNYTAASPRRTVVSRFQVSASDPNRADENSELVILEIPQPFSNHNGGQLSFGPDGYLYIASGDGGSGGDPQNHGQRLETLLGAILRIDIDAQDNGRNYAIPADNPFVNNQEGFKEEIYAYGLRNPWRFSFDSQTDALWTADVGQNRAEEIDIITKGGNYGWRTMEGFNCFNPSSGCNQEGLILPIWEYTHTNGDRSVTGGFVYSGTEISELQGLYVYADFVSGRIWTLDFSDLDKPINTELMKANFSISSFGIDQSDELFLCGFDEKIYKFGYE
- a CDS encoding enolase C-terminal domain-like protein; its protein translation is MEVKKNHKIVGRREVLKGLGFGSAVGALGIFGGLPDASAKEMKETPSYARGMAPITIKSVKAITTRPSGSNLIVVKVETSEPGLYGYGCATFTQRAFAVLPAIEYLNEFCEGKDVDNIEDMWQSAYVSSYWRNGPVLNNALSGLDQALWDIKGKRANMPVYQLLGGKCRFAIPCYAHANGKTPEEVAVDVQKFIDQGYKYVRIQQGGYGGAGITGTPDFKKAGFAKETDGYMDQRTYLQSVPKMFELVRKVCGSEVELLHDIHERVRPIDAINLIKNVEQYDPFFIEDPFSPENMEWFKQLRATTSVPIAMGELFNNINEFKNPMVNHWFDYIRIHVSQIGGLTPAMKVARLGEFYGIDTAWHGPGDVSPVGHAAQAHMDYAIWNFGIQEAAQFSDQLREVFPGCPTMNNGYMSVNEAPGFGVEVNEKLAAKYPMTTKSSWTIRKADGTIIKP
- a CDS encoding endonuclease/exonuclease/phosphatase family protein, encoding MNKNFIFLLIAFSFNIHVIAQTDQIKVMSYNIWNGFEWGKDKDREAAMVKWLQEQDADVIGFQELNDFTPEKLQTLASQWGHPYSILLKEDGYPIGITSKTPLVLKTKMIGGMWHGMLHAQTLGIDFLVVHLSPQDWQFRRREAELLSEYIENVLIKTGQEKYMILGDFNAHSPFDINFDKSNPTELRLAQKADSIRLAEKGAEAFINLRNNKIDYSVMSKFFSMPLIDVVKPKVANSNLKSFPTPLVTGDMAPSEIATFQKRIDYILASPYFEDSVIHAEIINYGETEKLSDHFPVVAIFRK